DNA from Rhodobacteraceae bacterium M382:
TTCGCTGAATCTTTGCCCAGTTACCGACCCCAAAAACCTTGGTTGCGCTAAACCTTGCCTTGATGGCGCTAACTGCGCCAAACCGTCCTGTTCATGCCCCGAAACGTCATGTTAAGACCGCGCCCATCGAAGGATTTTCGATCTTATTGCCCCACGGCGCTGCCAACAGGAATTTGGCCCGCGCGCCGACACAGGAGAAAAAACGCATGACATCTGGACGGGTTAACCCGCAATTCCGCCTCGAGGATCAGGGCATCGAGGGACTGGGAAATGTCTATTACAACTACATGGAGCCAGCGCTGATCCAAGAAGCGCTGAAGCGCGACGAAGGCACATTGGGCAACGGCGGGGCCTTCCTGGTCACCACCGGCAAATTCACAGGCCGGTCGCCCAAGGACAAACATGTCGTCAAAACCGACAGCGTGATTGACACCATCTGGTGGGAAAACAACGCCGCGATGTCGCCCGAAGGCTTTGATGCCCTGCATGCTGACATGCTCGAACACATGAAGGGCAAGGACTATTTCGTCCAGGATCTGGTTGGCGGTGCCGACCCGGCCCATGCCATCAATGTTCGCATGGTGACCGAGCTGGCATGGCACGGTCTGTTCATCCGCACCATGCTGCGCCGCCCCGACCGCGAAGACCTGAACGATTTTGTGTCCGACTTCACCGTCATCAACTGCCCCAGCTTTCAGGCGGACCCCGCCAAACACGACTGCCGGTCCGAAACTGTCATTGCGATGAACTTTGACAAGAAGATGATCCTGATCGGTGGCACAGAATATGCCGGCGAGAACAAAAAATCCGTCTTTACCCTGCTGAACTATCTGCTGCCCGAAAAAGGCATCATGCCGATGCATTGCTCTGCCAACCACGCCACCGGCAACCCGGTTGACGCGGCTGTGTTCTTTGGCCTGTCCGGCACCGGCAAGACGACCCTGTCCGCAGACCCTGCGCGCACCCTGATCGGGGATGACGAACATGGCTGGTCGGACCGTGGTACCTTCAACTTTGAAGGCGGCTGCTACGCCAAGACCATCAACCTGAATGCCGAGGCCGAGCCGGAAATCTACGCGACCACCTCGAAATTCGGCACCGTCATCGAAAACATGGTCTTCGACCCGGAAACCAAGGAACTGGATTTCGACGATGACAGCCTGACCGCCAACATGCGCTGTGCCTATCCGCTCGAATACATCTCCAATGCGTCCAGCAGCGCCATGGGTGGTCACCCCAAGAACATCATCATGCTGACCTGTGACGCCTTTGGTGTTCTGCCTCCGATCGCGCGGCTGACACCGGCACAGGCGATGTACCACTTCCTGTCGGGCTTCACTTCGAAAGTGGCTGGAACCGAACGCGGCGTGACCGAGCCGGAACCGACGTTCTCGACCTGTTTTGGCGCGCCCTTCATGCCGCGTCGTCCCGAAGCCTACGGCAACCTGCTGCGTGAAAAGATCGCCCAGCACGGCGCAACCTGCTGGCTGGTCAACACCGGCTGGACCGGTGGGGCCTATGGCATCGGGTCGCGGATGCCGATCAAGGCAACCCGCGCCCTGCTGACCGCCGCGCTGGACGGATCACTGGTCGAGGCCGAATTCCGCAAGGACAGCAACTTTGGCTTTGACGTTCCGGTTTCTATGGCTGGTGTGCCCGAAGTGCTGCTGGATCCGCGCCGGACCTGGGATGATCAGGCCGCCTATGACAGGCAGGCGGAAAAGCTGGTTCAGATGTTTTCGGAAAACTTCCAGCAATATCTGCCCTACATCGACGACGATGTAAAAGCCGCAGCCATTGGCTGATACCACAGTCTGACTGTCGTAAAACATGCGCCCGACGGATCCCCGGATCTGTCGGGCGCATTTGTTTTCATGCCTTTTCAACCCGGCCCGCGCGCACTACCGCTCAGCCCATGAGCCCCCGGCGCACAAGGTTCAAACCTGCGACTGTCAGGATGATCAATGTCGCTTTGCGAAACGTTGCCTGATCAATCCGGTCGTGCACCTTGGTGCCCAACCACATGCCCACAACAGCGGGCGCGATCAGACCGATCGACAACGGCAGGGTCTGCAGCCGCAAAACGCCAGACCCCAAATGCGCACCGACCAACGCCAACGCGCCCAACCCATAGATGACCCCTTGCACCCGAACCTGTTCAGTCTTGGGCGTATTCAGCGCGGTCAGATACAAGACCGTCGGCGGCCCCCATACGCCGGACATCCCGCCAACCAGCCCGGCCATCAGGCCAAACAGAGAGTCCGCCGACCGGGTCTGTTGGTGCATCTGGAACCGCACGCCCAGCAACTGAATCCCGGCAAAGACACAAATGGGAACCCCCAGAACCAACAGAAACGTCTGTGGCTCCAGTTGCGGGACCAGTTGCGCGCTCGCCATCAAAAAGACAAATCCGACCATCAGAAAAACCCGGAACCGATACACCGAAGCCCAGGCCTGTCGTGGCCCCTGTCGCAGGGCCTGCATGGCGTTGCTGGCGACCGTTGGCAAAATCAGTCCAGCCAACGCCAGTTCGGGTAACAGAAATGTGCTGAGCCCCGTGATCATGATCATCGGCATCCCAAATCCGACCATACCTTTGATCATGCCCCCCATCAGGGCAACCATCGCGGCGAAAACAAACTCGGCCGGGGTCATCAGAGATAAAATCGCTTCCATTTGGTTGTCTTAGCACTATCTGATTTTTCTGCACGCGCAAAAATATCCACGCAACTTTTGCAACAAATGCCGCAGTGCAACGTATTTTTGTTGCGCTGCACCTGCAAAGTGATTACGACCAAGCAACTCGAAATAGGATGTGATTCATGGCTCACGACGGACAGGACCTGCATATGACCGCCGATACTGCAAACGCGCCCCTTCTCCCCGATCTTCTGACCCTGACGGCAGCAGCCCTGCCACCGGTCACGCAATTGTTCGAACAGGGCCGCGAAGCGGTCCGGGCGCTGGTCAGCCAGGATGGCCGCGTATCGGGCAAGCTGATGGAACGCCACCAATCGGCTGCGCACGGTCTGTCGTGGCTGGCAACCTATGAACAGTCGCTGAAACAGATGCAGGCCTGGGCCGAGCGCCTGCAAGCGGACGGAAAATTCGGCGAGATCGAACAGCTGATCCACCAGATTGCATTCGGCGAATACCTGCACCAGCTGGCCGGCGGCATCCCGATGAACCAGGGCGAAGTCGTGCGCCTGCAGGAACTGGGTCTCGGCTGGGACGCGCTTTCGGGCTTCCAGTGCGCCGAAGTACAGACCCTGATGGCATCCGCCAACACCCAGGACGCCCGCACCCGTCTGGTCGAATTGATGCAGGAGCAATCCGCCAATATCACCGTCGGGGCCAGCGGCCTGGACGAAGAGCTGGAAATGATCCGCGAACAGTTCCGCCGCTTTGCCGTCGAACGCGTGGAACCCAACGCGCATGACTGGCACCTCAAGGACGAATTGATCCCGATGGAAATCATCGAGGAACTGGCCGAAATGGGTGTCTTTGGTCTGACCATTCCCGAAGAATTCGGCGGCTTTGGCCTGTCCAAGGCGTCGATGGTTGTCGTGTCCGAGGAACTGTCGCGCGGTTATATCGGCGTTGGCAGCCTTGGCACCCGCTCTGAAATCGCGGCCGAGCTGATCCTGTGCGGCGGCACCGACGAACAAAAGGCCAATTGGCTGCCGAAACTGGCCAGCGCCGAAATCCTGCCCACCGCCGTCTTTACCGAACCCAACACCGGGTCCGATCTGGGCAGCTTGCGCACCCGCGCGGTCAAAGACGACGACGGAAACTACAAGGTGACAGGCAACAAAACCTGGATCACCCACGCCGCGCGCACCCATGTCATGACCCTGCTGGCCCGCACCAACCCCGACTCCACCGATCATCGGGGCCTGTCGATGTTCCTGGCCGAAAAGACCCCCGGCACGGATGACGCCCCCTTTCCCACGCCCGGCATGACCGGCGGCGAGATCGAAGTGCTGGGCTATCGCGGCATGAAGGAATATGAACTGGGTTTTGACGGGTTCGAAGTCAAAGGCGAAAACCTGCTGGGCGGCGAAGAGGGCAAAGGCTTTAAACAGCTGATGGAGACCTTTGAATCCGCCCGCATCCAGACCGCCGCCCGCGCCATCGGCGTGGCGCAATGTGCGCTGGATATCGGGATGCAATACGCCCAGGACCGCAAACAGTTCGGCAAATCGCTGATCGACTTCCCTCGCGTCTCCAGCAAGCTGGCGATGATGGCCGTCGAAATCATGATCGCCCGTCAGCTGACCTATTTCTCGGCTTGGGAAAAGGACCACGGCCATCGCTGTGACCTCGAGGCGGGCATGGCAAAACTGCTGGGGGCCCGCGTCGCCTGGGCGGCGGCCGACAATGGTCTGCAAATCCACGGCGGCAACGGTTTTGCCCTTGAATACAAGATTTCCCGCGTGTTGTGCGACGCACGGATCCTGAACATCTTTGAAGGTGCGGCTGAAATTCAGGCGCAGGTCATCGCCCGCCGCCTTCTGGGATAACTCGAACACTCCCCGGGGATTTCCCCGAACCTTGGGCCCGGCCATTTGTGCCGGGCCTTCTTTTTTCCGGCGTCGCCTAATTGCGGATCCGACGCCGCAACGCAAACAGCCGACCATCGGTGACGGCAAAGCCGACAGCGATAATAGCGAACCCGATCCACGCCTCGGGCCCCATTCGCTCGCCCAGAAACAATACGCCCAACCCGATGGCAAACGGCGGAATCAACAGCGTCACCAACATCAGGTTCGCGGCCCCGGCTCGTGCCAGGATCGCAAAATACAGCACATAAGCCAGCGCAGTCGACAGCGCCGCGACCCCTAGCAATGCCCCCCAGACACTGGCTGACAACCCAAGAACCGGCGGCCCGTCGATGACAAACACAATCGGGATCATCAACACTGTACTACCAATCAGCATCCCCAGGGCATTCATCAGGGGCGGTTGCCCGGACAGGGCCACCTTGCCCCAGACACTGGCAAATGCATAGGATAGCGCCGCCCCCAAAATGGCCAGCTGCGCCAGATTGCCCGGGTTGAAATCGCTCAGCGCCGATGGCCCCATGATAAAGGCAACCCCTGCCAGCCCCAACCCTGCCCCGATGAGCTTTCGGGCGGTCAGCGGTTCATCAACCAGCAACACCCCTGCCACAACCGCGCCAAACATGGCGGTGGTGCCATTCAGGATCGATGCCAAACCGCTTTCTATCTGCGTCTGCCCCCAGAAGATCAATGAAAACGGGATGGCGTTGTTCAACGCCCCCATCACCAGATAAGCGCCCCAGACACGCGCCGACCGTGGCCAACGGATCCCCTTGACCCAAACGATCACCACCAATAGCGGAACCGCCCACAGAACCCGGTGCAGCGTGATGGTCAGCGGCGGTAACTCACGCAGCGCAATCTCGGCAAAGAAAAACGAGCCGCCCCAAACAACGGCTAACAGCAACAGCAGGCCGGTGGTCCTGAAGTTCATGGAAGTGGCTGAGGCGCGGGGCATTGGAATACATCCTGAGATTGGGCGTCCCGTTCCAAATGCCGCACGGTCTGATCAAAAACGACCCGGATCCTGCGGAATACACGGATCCCGAGCTCGGTCGCCATAATTCCGCCCTTGGTTTACATTAAATGATAAATGAATCGCATAGCCCCAAACACCCAGCACACGGATTAAACCCACATCATGCTTTCCCGCCTTGGTCTGTTTTTAGCTCCTTTTCTGTTTTTGTCCGGTTGCGGTGAAACACCGAGTGAGTCCCGCGAGGCCCGTATTCTGGCTGTCGGGGATTCGCTGATGGCGACTCACAGCATGACGGGACGCGCCATTTCCAATGTTGTGGAACAGCAACTGAACGAAGAAGTGGTGGACCGGTCGGTCATCGGGGCCCGCATGATCTATAATCTGCCGGTGTCGGGTGCTGCCGGAATGAGCATCCCCAAACAGTTCCGCACAGGCGACTGGGATTGGGTAATCGTCAACGGCGGTGGCAATGATCTGTGGTTGGGGTGCGGGTGTTTTGTCTGCAAGGGCAAGATGAACAAACTCATTTCCGAAGATGGGCGCCGGGGCACGATTCCCGGATTTCTGTACAAACTGCGCCAAACCGGCGCACAGGTCATCTATGTCGGCTATCTGCGCAGCCCGGGTCTGGGATCTCCGATCGAACATTGCCGCGACGAGGGTGAAGAACTCGAACGTCGCATCGACAAGCTGGCCGACTTGGATCCGGGGGTGCATTTCCTGTCGCTCGCGGATCTGGTACCGCATGGTGACAGGTCCTTTCATGGCATCGACATGATCCACCCGTCGCTCAAGGCCAGCGACGAAATCGGCAACCGGGTGGCCGCGATCATCAGCAACGCCCCTGCTCCGGCCGGTCCCAACAGCACCGAATGATCATCCCGCTTGTATTAATCTGAAATTCCCCGATCCTGATGCCTTAGCAACTTGGGGGGATACAACATGCCTGAAACAACTGTTCTGGTCACTGGCGCGACAGGATATATTGCCAAACACCTTGTATTGCAGCTGTTGAATGCTGGTTACCACGTTGTCGGATCGCTGCGAAACATGGCACGCGAAGCCGAGCTGCACACCGCATTGGCCCCCCATTTGACCGATCCGAATGCATTGTCCCGGCTCAGGGTTGTGCAATTGGACCTGATGTCCGATTCGGGATGGGACACCGCGATGGCCGGGGTGGACGTGCTGATGCACACAGCATCGCCCTTTCCCATCGCCCAGCCCAAGGACGAGAACGAATTGATCCGCCCGGCAGTTGACGGGGCCTTGCGCGCGGTCAACGCCGCCAAGGCCGCCGGGATCAACCGGGTGATCATGACGTCGTCCTCTGTCGCGGTGATGAACGGCGACCTGCCACAGGGCAAGACGACATACGATGAAGAGGACTGGAGCGATTTGGATTACCCGTCGGTCACGCCCTATGTGAAATCCAAGACATTGGCCGAACGCGCAGTCTGGGACTGGCAGGCCAAAGACGCCCCCGACATGCAGATCACCATGATCAACCCGACCTTTGTCATGGGGCCACCATTGGACAACAACTATGGATCGTCGATTGACGTGATTGTCCGGCTGATCACCAGCAAGGATCCGATGCTGGCACGTTTCGGGATGCCCTGTGTCGATGTGCGCGACATTGCCCTGATGCATATTCGGGCCATGGAACGCCCCGACAGCGCGGGGCAGCGCATCCTCGGGGTGGACCGCTCGCTGTGGTATGCGGACATGGCCCTGACCCTGAAAGGCGCATTTCCCGACCGCCGGATCGTGACACGCGTCGCGCCCAATCTCATCGTTCGCTTTCTCAGCCTGTTTGACGCCGAAATCCGGTCCATCCTTCCGATTCTCGGGACGTCACCACAAGTGTCCAACAGCAAGGCCCGCGATCTGCTCGGGATCGACTTCCGCGACGTCCGCACTGGTATTCGCGAAGCCGGACAATATCTAATCGACAATCGGTTGGTCTGACCCCGGCACCTCGTGCGCCATACAGGGACACATCAGCGCCAAACCGCCCGTCAACAAACCGGAGTTTCCATCTATGCGCTTCATGATGATCTTGGCCTTTCTGATACCCGGCGCGTGTCAAAGCGATGAAACCGTATCCGGCTATGGAGGCGGGGATCGGGTGTGGACCCTGGTCGAAATCGACGGACAGGCGTTTGCAAGCCGCGCCACGCTGACATTCCCTGACCGCGGGCAGATCGCAGGTCAGGCGCCCTGCAACCGGTATTCGGCCACCATGGAGGCCCCCTATCCGTGGTTCGACACGGGGCCGGTGATTGCCACCAGAATGGCCTGCCCCGACCTGGATGCAGAAGACTTGTTCCTCTCCACGCTGGATGCGATGACCGAATCCGAAGTCTCCGGCAACACCCTGGTTCTGCGCGCCGAAGATGGCCGCGAGATGCTGTTCAAAGCCGACGAATAAACGCATCGACAAAGCGACCGCGCGCCTCTGGCAAGGCGCGATTGCCCAACGACGGGGCCAGCCTGGATTCGAGAAAGAACCCCGTCGTGCGCAGGGCCATAACGATTTCATCGTCTGATGCGTCGCCCTCGCCCCGCAAGATGGGCGGCAACGGCAACAGCCTGTGTGCCCAATCGCCCGCACCATCGCGCGACACCGCCCGCCCGGATTTGGGGGACACATAGATCAGCCCGTCCCGCGCTCCGGTTACGGCACAGGTCGACAGGTCCAACCCGAACCCCATTTCGTTCAACAGGGCCATTTCCCACCGCAAATAGGCCAATCCCCAGATGTCGTCTTGCCCCAAGAGGTCCAAAAGCTGCTCGGAATGGCGATACAACGCCGGGTGGGCCTCCCGCTCTGGCAGGCAAAAGCCCAACAGCGCAGTGACCGTATTCAGCCCGGCCAAGGCAAACCGCCCCGACAACGCCGCCGCCGCGCGACTGCGCAGTGGTTCGGGGTGATAGCTGCCCAGATGGTCCTCCAGCCGGGCCCGCCACGTTACGTCCAGCTGGGCTCCGGGTTGCAGAATCGGGGCCAGCTTGCGGCTGGTGCCACCCCGGACAACCCCGGCGTGCCGCCCGTGTTCCGCCGTAAAGACATCAATGATCGCTGACGTTTCGCCATGACGGCGCATGGACAGCAGGATTCCCTGATCGCGCCATTCCATACCCTGTTCCTCGCCTTGCCTGTCGCCCCGATACCAGATCGCATCCCCAGACGAACTGCAACCCTGCCGCCAGCAGCGCGGTTCTGCCACAACAGATCTGGGGGGCACCCGCACCTGGCCAGCCCGGTCAGCGCACTTGGGCGGAGATCTTTGGCCGGGGTAATGTGTCGGGCGGCAATGTGTTGGTTGGTCGTGTGTCGGGATGTAGTGTGTCGGGGCGTGGTGTGTCGGCCCGGGGACGCTGTATTGCGCTCAGAACGCATGGCAGGCACACCTAACCCGCGCTTTCCAGCCCACTCTATTCCAGCCCAGCCTCACCCAGCAGGTGGCGTCCCTGACGGTCTTCCAGCTCGATCACCCACAGGTCCGGGTCGAACCCCTTCTGACGCTGGATGGCTGCGTCCACGTCGGGTTCGGCTCCAGTGATCAGCTCGACCCATTTTCGATCGCCGCTCATCAAATCATAGGATCGGTGCAGCGCCTGGGCCTGACCGTCCAATGTATTGACCTTGACCAGAACCGCACCGGCATCATCATCGCCGTGCGACACCACAAAAGCGGGAATGTCGGACAGCCGCAACCGGGTCAGATAGGCCTGAACCCAAAAGGATGCGACCAGCCCGGTCATGTATTGCCGTCTTTGAAATCCAGACCCATTTCCGAATAGCGTTCGGATTCTTCGAGCCAGTTGGGGCGCACCTTGACCTGCAGGAACAGATGTACCCTGCGGCCCAGAAACTCTTCCAGCTCCATCCGGGCCGCCTGGGAGACCGATTTGATGGTTTCGCCCTTGTTGCCCAGAACGATCCCCTTGTGCCCGTCGCGCATCACATAGATGACCTGATCAATGCGGGCGGACCCGTCCTTGCGTTCCTGCCAGCTTTCGGTTTCCACGGTCAATTGATACGGCAACTCCTGATGCAAGCGCAGGGTCAGCTTTTCCCGGGTCATTTCAGCAGCAATCATGCGCATCGGCAAATCGGCAATCTGATCTTCCGGGTACAGCCACGGCCCTTCGGGGAGCTTGCCGGCCAGCCAGGTGCGCAGGTGATCAACCCCATGCCCTTTTTCGGCAGAGATCATGAACGTTTCCGCGAAATCAAACCGATCGTTCAGATCCTTGGTCAACCCCAACAGCTTTTCCGACGCCACCCGGTCGATTTTGTTGATCGCCAGCGCCACGGTGCGCCCCTTGCCAATGCCCTGCAACCCTTCGAGGATTCGCTCAACACCTTCGGTCACGCCCCGATGGGCTTCGACCAGCAACACCACAACATCCGCATCCGCAGCCCCGCCCCAGGCCGCAGCCACCATGGCACGGTCCAGACGGCGGCGCGGTTGGAACAGACCGGGAGTGTCCACAAATACCAATTGTGACTCGCCCTCGATGGCGACACCCCGAATCCGGGCGCGGGTGGTTTGAACCTTGTGGGTGACGATCGACACCTTGGCCCCGACCATACGGTTGGTCAGGGTGGATTTGCCCGCGTTGGGCTCTCCGATCAGGGCGACAAATCCGGCGCGGGTGGTCATTTTGAATTCTCCAGAGTTTCCAGCAGCGTCTTTGCCGCCGCCTGTTCCGCCTGACGTTTCGATCCGGCGGTGGCCCGGGCTTCGGCTCCGCTTTCCAGTCGCACAGCGATGGTGAACATGGGCTGGTGGTCCGGTCCATCGCGCGACACCAGCACATAGGCCGGGGGTTTTTGACGTTTCGCCTGCACAAATTCCTGCAAGGCAGTTTTGGGGTCGCGTGCGTCTTCTTCGACGGTGCCGATCCGGCTGCCCCACAAACGCAGGATCATCGCCTGTGCGGCCTCGAACCCGGCGTCGCGGTACACGGCCGCGATCACCGCCTCCATTGCGTCACCCAACAGCGCCAGCTTGCGCCGCCCGCCCGACATCATTTCAGACCGACCCAGTTTCAACACCGATCCCAGATCAATCTCACGGGCCACATCGGCGCAGGCTTCCTTGCGCACCAGCGCATTGAACCGCGGGGCCAGCTGCCCCTCGGACGCCAATTTGTCATGTTCCAGCAGCGCGGTGGCCATCACCAGCCCCAGAACCCGATCCCCCAGAAACTCCAGCCGCTGATTGTCGGGGCGGGTGGACGAGGAAATCGACGCATGTGTCAACGCACGAATCAACAGCTCGGGGCGGGCAAATTCATGCCCGATCCGGTCTTCCAGTGCCTTTATGTCGGCCGAGAGTTTCAATTGACCCCCTTGAAGAATCGATCGCTGCGCCAGGTCCAGAAATACAACATGGATCTGCCCGCTGACGAGAACATGATGCGATCCGCGCGCCCGATCAGGTTTTCATAGGGCACGAACCCCACCCCGCCTGCCGCCTGCGGCAAACGGCTATCTGCCGAATTGTCCCGGTTGTCGCCCATAAAGAAATAATGCCCTTCGGGCACCAGATACACCGGCGTGTGATCCGACGCCTGGCTGCCAATATTCAGAACGACATGTTCGTTGCCATTGTCAAAGGTTTCAACGGCACGGGTCTTAGTACAGGTTCCACCTTCGCCCACAGGTCCGTTGCCGCAGCGCGGGGTCAACCCCTGGGGGCCCTGACGCCCCATGACTTCGTCAAAGTTTCCGGCCGGCGTCTGTGGCACAATCTTGCCGTTCAGATACAGGATTCCGTCCTTGACCTGGACCCTGTCACCCGGCAGGCCAACCAGACGTTTGATATAATCGCGCCCCGAAACAGGGTGGCGGAACACCACGACATCGCCGCGTTCAGGATCGCCACCAAACAGGCGGGTGTTGTCCCCGTCCAGAAATCCACAGACGTCTTCGGCATCCACGTTCAACCCCACCACCGGAATCGAAACCGTCGGGCAGGACGCATAGGAATACCCATAGGCCATCTTGTTCACGAACAGGAAATCCCCGATCAACAGGGTTTCTTTCATCGACCCTGACGGGATCCAGAACGGTTGAAAGAACAGGGTGCGAAAGACACCGGCGATCAAAAGCGCATAGACAATGGTCTTGATGGTCTCGACAATGGCATTTCCGGACTTGGCTTTGGTGGCCATAAAGCTCTCCGAGTGGGGTTGGGGACTATTGGGGCTACATGCGGGGCCAAAGGGCCGAAGTCAAGGCGACGCAGGATCACCAGCGCAGGGGTGCGCCTCGATCACGACAAAGGCCTGGGCCCAGGGGTGATCATCGGTCAGGGACACGTGAATGACCGCTTTGTGTCCGGGCGGTGTCATCTTGGCCAATCGATCCGCCGCCCATCCCGTCACATGCATCACCGGCTGACCGCTGCGCAGGTTGGTGACCGACATGTCTTTCCAGGCGATTCCCATCCGCAGGCCCGTGCCCAGCGCCTTGGAACAGGCCTCCTTGGCGGCCCAGCGTTTGGCATAGGTCCCTGCCACATCCCGGCGGCGTTCCGCCTTGCGCTGTTCGGTCTCGGTGAACACCCGATTGCGGAACCGATCCCCGAACCGATCCAGCGTTCGTTGGATACGCTCGATGTTCGCCAGATCGGTGCCGATGCCCAATATCATGTCAGCCGCAGGGTCAGGATCTTGATGCTGGCCGCGCCGAACAACAGGCCAAATGTCAATTCAAACCACCGCCGTGATCGCGCATAAACCCGCGCCACCGGGGCCCAGGAAAATAGCAACGCATAGCCCCAGAACACAAACGCAGACGTACAGATCAAAGTGCCAAACAGCTGCCAGACAGTCGCCCATTCCGCACCAGGGGCCAGCACAATGGCATAAACCGACCCCCAGGCCAGAACCGGCTTTGGGTTGGTTAGATGCAACAGGATCCCCTTGGTGAACAGCGACCGGCCAGAGGGTTTAACGGGCACAACCGATCCCCCCTGCCAGGCTGAGCGCAGCGACTTCACCGCCAGATACAACAGATAGGCCGCCCCGGCATAACGCACGGTTTCAAACACCCAGACATTGGACATCATGATCGCGGAAAACCCCAATGCCGCCGCGATACCCCAGGTGGCCGATCCGACCAAAACGCCACTGGACACCAACAGCCCCGGACCGCGCCCCAATGACATCGACGTGCCAACAATGGTCATATTGGTTGGCCCCGGGCTGCCGCCCGCAACGATCCATCCGGTTATGATCGCCCAGACAGGGATCAGATATTGGGCG
Protein-coding regions in this window:
- a CDS encoding LysE family translocator → MDSAQYLIPVWAIITGWIVAGGSPGPTNMTIVGTSMSLGRGPGLLVSSGVLVGSATWGIAAALGFSAIMMSNVWVFETVRYAGAAYLLYLAVKSLRSAWQGGSVVPVKPSGRSLFTKGILLHLTNPKPVLAWGSVYAIVLAPGAEWATVWQLFGTLICTSAFVFWGYALLFSWAPVARVYARSRRWFELTFGLLFGAASIKILTLRLT
- the lepB gene encoding signal peptidase I — encoded protein: MATKAKSGNAIVETIKTIVYALLIAGVFRTLFFQPFWIPSGSMKETLLIGDFLFVNKMAYGYSYASCPTVSIPVVGLNVDAEDVCGFLDGDNTRLFGGDPERGDVVVFRHPVSGRDYIKRLVGLPGDRVQVKDGILYLNGKIVPQTPAGNFDEVMGRQGPQGLTPRCGNGPVGEGGTCTKTRAVETFDNGNEHVVLNIGSQASDHTPVYLVPEGHYFFMGDNRDNSADSRLPQAAGGVGFVPYENLIGRADRIMFSSAGRSMLYFWTWRSDRFFKGVN
- the era gene encoding GTPase Era, with the protein product MTTRAGFVALIGEPNAGKSTLTNRMVGAKVSIVTHKVQTTRARIRGVAIEGESQLVFVDTPGLFQPRRRLDRAMVAAAWGGAADADVVVLLVEAHRGVTEGVERILEGLQGIGKGRTVALAINKIDRVASEKLLGLTKDLNDRFDFAETFMISAEKGHGVDHLRTWLAGKLPEGPWLYPEDQIADLPMRMIAAEMTREKLTLRLHQELPYQLTVETESWQERKDGSARIDQVIYVMRDGHKGIVLGNKGETIKSVSQAARMELEEFLGRRVHLFLQVKVRPNWLEESERYSEMGLDFKDGNT
- the acpS gene encoding holo-ACP synthase, giving the protein MILGIGTDLANIERIQRTLDRFGDRFRNRVFTETEQRKAERRRDVAGTYAKRWAAKEACSKALGTGLRMGIAWKDMSVTNLRSGQPVMHVTGWAADRLAKMTPPGHKAVIHVSLTDDHPWAQAFVVIEAHPCAGDPASP
- the rnc gene encoding ribonuclease III, which codes for MKLSADIKALEDRIGHEFARPELLIRALTHASISSSTRPDNQRLEFLGDRVLGLVMATALLEHDKLASEGQLAPRFNALVRKEACADVAREIDLGSVLKLGRSEMMSGGRRKLALLGDAMEAVIAAVYRDAGFEAAQAMILRLWGSRIGTVEEDARDPKTALQEFVQAKRQKPPAYVLVSRDGPDHQPMFTIAVRLESGAEARATAGSKRQAEQAAAKTLLETLENSK